One window of Thermacetogenium phaeum DSM 12270 genomic DNA carries:
- a CDS encoding Dph6-related ATP pyrophosphatase: protein MLKIKNRPFFCSWSGGKDSCFALYHALRAGGQPRYLFTMLSEEGEHSRAHALPLTLLRKQAAALGIPLVTAAASWDDYERVYTDQLREFQREGVEVGVFGDIDLEEHRQWVERVCAGVGLEACLPLWKRRRRELVEEFIDLGFRAVIVVVKEERMDARFLGRVLDRPLLAELEREGVDAAGENGEYHTVITGGPLFAQPLRLEVKGRVSRDGYAFLEVE from the coding sequence GTGCTGAAGATAAAAAACCGTCCCTTCTTCTGCTCCTGGAGCGGGGGAAAGGATTCCTGCTTTGCGCTTTACCATGCTCTCCGGGCGGGAGGGCAGCCGCGCTACCTTTTTACTATGCTTTCGGAAGAGGGAGAGCATTCCCGCGCCCACGCCCTGCCCTTAACGCTGCTTCGGAAACAGGCGGCGGCGCTGGGAATTCCGCTGGTGACGGCAGCCGCCTCCTGGGATGACTACGAAAGGGTATATACCGACCAGTTGAGGGAATTCCAAAGAGAGGGAGTAGAAGTGGGGGTCTTTGGCGACATCGACCTGGAGGAGCACCGCCAGTGGGTGGAAAGAGTCTGCGCCGGGGTGGGGCTTGAGGCCTGCCTGCCTCTCTGGAAGAGGCGGCGGCGGGAGCTGGTGGAGGAGTTTATCGACCTGGGTTTCCGGGCGGTGATCGTCGTGGTCAAAGAGGAGCGAATGGACGCCCGTTTTCTGGGGAGGGTGCTGGATCGCCCACTGTTGGCAGAGCTGGAGCGCGAAGGGGTCGATGCGGCCGGGGAGAACGGGGAGTATCACACGGTTATCACCGGTGGGCCGCTCTTTGCGCAGCCGCTCAGGCTT